AGTGTTATTGATTGGTAGCTTTTTTCTACCCACAGGGACGGCCCAGGCGGGCTGGTGGTCCTATCCTCCAGTAAGCATTCAAAATCCGTCGGGTAATTTCATCAATGGCGAATTTCTTTGGCTTTTGGCAGTGGCCACTTCCGGCATTTCTTCCATTATGGGGGGGGTTAACTTTGTCACCACCGTTTGGAAATTGCGGGCACCGGGGCTAACCCTGTTAAAAATGCCCGTTTACGTCTGGACAATTTTAAGCGCCCAAATTTTGCAACTCTTTTGTCTGCCAGCGTTGACCGGCGGGGCGGTGATGTTGCTGTTTGACCTTTCCTTTGGCACCACCTTTTTTGACCCCTTTAATCAGGGCAACCCAATTATTTACCAACATTTATTTTGGTTCTATTCCCACCCGGCCGTCTACGTCATGGCTTTGCCTGCCTTTGGCGTATTTTCGGAAATATTGCCGGTTTTTGCCCGTAAACCGCTTTTTGGCTACAAAACTGTCGCTATTTCTTCTTTTCTCATTGCTATCCAAGGCACCTTCGTCTGGGTACACCATATGTTTACCAGTGCTACCCCCAACTGGATGCGAATGTTTTTCATGGCTAGCACCATGCTCATCGCTGTGCCTACGGGCATCAAAGTTTTAGCCTGGACAGCAACGGTGTGGCGGGGTAGTTTGCGACTGAAAACCCCCATGTTGTTTTGCCTGGGGGGAATTTTAATGTTTCTATTTGCCGGCATCACGGGCATTATGTTAGCTTCTGCCCCCTTCGATTTGCACGTCAATAACACCTATTTTGTGGTGGGGCATTTCCATTACGTGGTCTTTGGCACCGTGACCATGGCCATTTACGGGGCAATTTATTTCTGGTTTCCGAAAATGACTGGG
The genomic region above belongs to Synechocystis sp. PCC 6803 substr. PCC-P and contains:
- a CDS encoding cbb3-type cytochrome c oxidase subunit I translates to MTNQPTASVPFQRPWHDYLKFSTDHKVIGIQYLLMSFCFFLVAGLLAMIIRAELLTPQLDVVDRSLYNGLFTLHGTIMIFLWIFPANVGLANYLIPLMIGARDVAFPVLNAIAFWLMPVVGVLLIGSFFLPTGTAQAGWWSYPPVSIQNPSGNFINGEFLWLLAVATSGISSIMGGVNFVTTVWKLRAPGLTLLKMPVYVWTILSAQILQLFCLPALTGGAVMLLFDLSFGTTFFDPFNQGNPIIYQHLFWFYSHPAVYVMALPAFGVFSEILPVFARKPLFGYKTVAISSFLIAIQGTFVWVHHMFTSATPNWMRMFFMASTMLIAVPTGIKVLAWTATVWRGSLRLKTPMLFCLGGILMFLFAGITGIMLASAPFDLHVNNTYFVVGHFHYVVFGTVTMAIYGAIYFWFPKMTGRMYNEAWGKLHFALTFIGANLNFFPMHPIGLQGMLRRISSYDPEYTAWNVVASLGAFLLGMSTLPFIANMVASAFQGRRVGNNPWNSLGLEWTTPSPPPEENFEVIPTITVEPYGYDRPVDLTTEVTT